The Coturnix japonica isolate 7356 chromosome 6, Coturnix japonica 2.1, whole genome shotgun sequence genomic sequence GCTGTTCTCCTGTCCCAACATTCCCACCACTCTCAGCCCTGGTGCCACTCACTGAACGGGGAGCAGTTGTACCCCCCTCCCTGTTCCTGGAGCTGTGGGTAGTGCAGACAAGTTCATTCCCACGCATGGTGGTGGGGTCTGGCCCTTGGGGGGATGCTGAGTTAATGGTGAGTGGTGGGATCGCCCCGGGCTGCTCAGCACCACTCAGCCATGgaggagagctgctgcctccacaACGCCCCATTAATGCTGCGGGCAGGAATGGGGAGGGTGAGAGCAGGGGGAGTGGTGTCCCTTTGGCTCCGCTGGGGGGGGTCTCTGTGTGCCTGCTTGGAGATGTGTGGCCGAGCATCCAGACCTGCAGCCAGGAGCTCCTCTCACCCTCAGATGGGTGCTGAAGTGCcccctgcaggtgctgctctcCTCCATCAGCTGGGGTTGGTGCTGTGATCCCTgtaccagcagtgctggggggttGTGGGGAactgcagccacagcttctctggcagAAGGGGCCCCTCTGGGCTGACTTGCTCACTCTTCAGGGCTGTGGGTAGAGACGGTGCTGGAGCAGGgacactgctgagctgtggaGGCTGTCAGGGATGTTGTGTGATGGAGCAAACAGAGGAGCAGGACGGCCCGTCTGCTGTCTGCTCCGTGGTTCAGCCCAGCTGGGGCAGCCCTGGTATCTCCTTCAACCACCAGCAGCCTGACCACAGGCTGCCTTCCTGGGCAATCTCCATTAGCCATGGCAAGGCAAGAGGGTGATCTGGGGGATAAAATCCTGACCTGAGTATCCCCAGCTCTATggaaaaggagagcagagctcacaTCTCTGTGGGTGTTTGATGCTTCACTCACAGCATTCAGTACTGAGACCCGATGGGGCCGTGCTGGCTGCCTGCCCCAGGAGTGACCGCTGTGGCAGCAGGAACACCGCAGATCCGTGGCTCCTTGCTGGGACGGGATTTCTCCCCCCGCCCTATGGCAGCTCAGCCCAGTGCCTCAGGCTGAGCTTTCTCTGCCCAGCAGGAGAGCCAGACGTGAGCCCAGTGCTCAGCTCCCCGCCCCGTGGCATTGCTCACCTGCACAAAGTTGGGGAAGGacggggcagcagcaggagcctgtTTGTCATTGTGTCGGTGACGTGCGGCCGCCCGTGGGTGATCCCCGTGTCACAGCCGTGCTGCCACTCGAGCCTGTTTGTTGAGGGCAGGGGGCACGTGGAGCTGTCAGCCCCCGGCTGCCTCCcaccccccagcacagcatcagTTGGACACGGTGCAGTTGTGCGCTCTGTGCACTGCATGGTGCTGCATGGCCTGACCCTGCGCCCACGGAGGGGTGAGCACGAGTGGCATCTGGGAGAGAGGTGCTGCATCCAGACCCCTTTCCTTGCAATGTATAAGAAAGGAAGGATTGCTCCACTGCAGGGTGGTGGGAGCACCttgtgctgcctgctctggTGCTCAGCTTGTGGGCACGGAGCTGCCTTGCACCCTGGGTTGGTGCAGGGGGCTGAGCACCCCCAGAGCCCGCCCTGCAGCCCCCTGGGTGAAAGCGGGCCCAGCCTGGGGCTTCTCCAGCCATTCAGGAAAGCCCTTCAGAAACATCCTCCGGTCTTTTGCACAGAGAAGAAGGGGGCAGCAAGGTGTGGTGGCCGCTCCCAGCGCCTGGTGGTGGGTGAGCCTCGGGGGGTGATGGTGGGCAGCGTTTGGGGGCAAAGCATTGGAGGGTGCCCGAGCAAGGGGGGAATGAGCAAGCTGCGGTGTgcgggcagggcagggagggctgtgcGGGGCTGCAGGGtgcgtgtgtgcgtgtgtgtgtgtgtgtgtgtgtgtgtatgtgtgtgtgtgcgtgtgtgtgtgtgtgtgtgtgtgtgtgtgtgtgtgtgtgtgtatgtgtgtgtgtgtgtatgtgtgtgtgtgtgtgtgcgtgtgccGGTGCGGGAGGGCCGCGCAGGAGCGCTGTGTGTGCGCTGTCACTCAGAGGCCGGCTGACAGGAGCTGCCTTTCCAGCGGCGGCAGATAGCGCTGATTGCTGATTCGAGGAAACAAAATAGCAATTGTAATTATGGGCTCTGATAAGATAAAGGAGGGCGCGGGGAGCGCGGGGACCGGCAGCGGGGCACGGCCGGCAAATTAGCGGCTGTCACTCAGCGCGGAGCAGGCGGCCCCGGCCAGGTACCGGCCCCGGGGTCCCGCCCGTCAGCCGCAGCCCCGCCGCAGCCCCCGCCCCGGTGCGCAACAGGTGGCGGGGCCGGGAGCAACGGGGCTCGCCGAACAATGCAGCCCTCGGCGGCCCTACCCGGGCTGCGGGGCTGAGCCCCGACCCGCCGCGGCCCCATGGCCCCGCGCAGCCGGTGCTGACGGACGGCCGCCCCTCCAGGTAAGAGCCCGGCGGGGACGTccggggaagggaagggaagaggggggGGTCCCGCCGCCCAGTACCCCCGGCTGCGCTGTTTGCTCAGCCTCTCGAAACTCCTGCCCACCCCTCCGCCCCGGTAATCCTTTTAATGTCTGGCACGTCCAGCGAGAGGGCTCGGCCCCAATCCACAACGCGGACCCGTAAGCCACGTTTTacagatggggaaactgaggcacggcGCGGGGACGGCATCCCTCCGCCGGCCGAGCCCGTAGTGCCGCCACCCCCGAGCGGCCGCTGCCGGAGGTTCCCTTGCTCCGCCGGGGCCGCCCCCCGGGCTCTccgcccccgccgcctcccgggCCGgcagcggagcggagcggggcggggggctcCCCGCGGCGGGGGGCTGCCGGCCGCGCTCCCCCGGGGGCTGGGCGGGCGGGCCGGCGGGGGCCTTTCCCCTTCTGTAGCCGCTTGTGCCCTCCTTTCCTCGGGGCGAGGCAGGGCGAGAGGAGTCGAGGAGCCGAGCAGAGCCGCGCCCCCACCCCACCGCCGGGCTCCGGGCTGCCGGCCCCGCAGCGCTCCGCTATGGACCCCTGCTCTTCGCTCTTCAGCTACGTGTGAGTACCGCAGCCCTCCCTCCGcctgcccccagccctccctcctttcctccccgcagccccccggcTCACATCTCTCTCCCGTTTTCTGTCCACCCCCCCCTCCAGGTTCATGCACTTGTTCGTCCTCTGCCTGCAAGCCCAGGTAAGCTCCCGCTCCGCCGCCGGCTTTGTTCGCCCCTCGGGGCTGGGGGTCGGGACGGGGGGTTGGCTTAAAGTCCCTCAGACGACGCGAGCCCCGCTGGAAAGAGCCGGGAGCGGGCGGCTGCGCACCGGCTGCGGGATGGGGTGCGGGGGTGGGAGGACCCCTCGCCCACCCTGGTTGCAGGGGCTTCGGCCGTTCGGTCCTCCCGTTCTTCTTCAAATCGCACTACGGATCGGCCCTTCCTCTCGTGTGGGGgtgttttttcatctgaaaagtaAAGTAGAATCGAGATAAAAGCGTCGgggtggaggaagaaaaaaggggagaataaaggaaaaggtgggggggaggagaggaagaaaagagaaaagggaaggaaaaggggaaggagggaaagaaagtcCATTTCCTTACTAAAAAGCGTAGATTTCAGTCCAGCTGAACgttgctgctgctggttggCATCGCCGGGGCCAGGAGTGTCAGCAGGAGATGGGGCTGCGGCTGTGTGTGCAAAGCGGGGTGAAACCCCCTCCCCCGAGGCCACAGGTGCAGAAGCGTTTTGAAAACGCTCCTTAAGCcgctttttattattattattgttatgaTTATTTCATTGGAAgctcaggaggaaaaaaaaaaaaaaatggagtttcCAGCCCCAAAGCAAAAAGGAGTGTGCGGTTGTATAAAACATAGCTGTAATATTTTGGAGGACGAGACGGAGCGGCACGGCTAATGACCTCTCCTCCACATGGTACCCTCATCAGGGCCGGGAGAGTCCGTGCGTTATCCGCAGGCGGCTGAAGGAAAGGCGCGGAGGCAGAGGGGTGGCACTGGAGAGGGGAAATGTCGGTGTAGGGGCGGCTGCGGGAGAGCGGCGGCTCCGGCTTTTATTGGGGTCTGCTGGTGGTGGGGAATCTTCCCGTTTGACGTGGGGGTAGCGGGGGGGTCCCGGCCTGCTGGTGTTGAAAGGATCGACCCGCTAACATTTGCTCAGAATACGTCTTTATAAATGTCAGTGAGCAGCGAAACTTTCCGGACTTAAAAGAGGGGATGGAGACGAGAAGGGAAAggagccctgtgctggggatgggggaagCGGATCGGGCTGAATTGCTTGTGTCTGGGGAGCAGAGGGTCTGGAGGAGTTGGGTCGGCTGCTGCTATGGGGCCGGGGgtcagcactgggatggggatggcacCGGGATGGGGGTGAAGGTGAAGGATGGCTCACACGTCGGTAACGGTACTCCTTGGGGTTTGTGTTATAGATACCCCGTGAGGGGAGTGGAGTCTTGATGGCTCATAGCTCTACCTCATCTGTGGGTTTGGGGCATGAAGAGCAGGGTGTTTTGGGGAAAGGGGGTCCTGGAAGCTGCATACCCCATCTCAGGTACCTCCATATGAGCTGGGACCCACTGAGTCCTAGTGGACACTGGGAGTCCCTGAGCTCCTTCATGTCCCCAAGACACCCACACTCATCTGGGGGATCCCGGTCCCCAAAGGGCTCAGCTCCCCCCCGTCCCACTGactctgctcctcctctgcagGCGCTGGTGATCCTTGCTCAGCCCGTTCTCCCCTCTGAGGAGTAGAGATTATAATGGTGTGTcgtatattttttaatttcctaaaGGTAACTGTTCAGTCCCCACCTAATTTTACACAGCATGTGAGGGAGCAGAGCCTGGTGACAGATCAGCTCAGCCGGCGGCTCGTGCGCACCTACCAGCTGTACAGCCGGACCAGCGGGAAGCACGTGCAGATCTTGGACAACAAGAAAATCAATGCGATGGCAGAGGACGGGGATGTGCACGGTAAGGAAGGACGCGGCCGGGGGGGCTAAggggggggctgggaggtgtcctcagtgctgtgtgccGATTGATGGTTTCCGTCCTGTTGGTTGAGCAGAAATCATTAGGATCGTTTGGAGTGTGTGGGGGTTTGTGAAGGGAGAACAGCGGGGTCAGCGCTCAGTGGGTCTGGGTGCTTGTGGGGtgggtgctgctcagtgctgctgtgcaccTGACTTGCAAGGCTCAGTTTggcacaggcagcactgagcGTCTCTGATTCTTCCTTTGGAGGAGAAACAGAGGgcaaagttggaaaagaaaagaagtgaggGGGGTTGAAATTGTAGGTGAAGTGCTGTTCTGGAGTCCTGCCCTGAGTTAGAGACATCCGAAGCGGTGTTTCCCCCACGTACCCCCTGTGCTTCCCCTTTCTGAGCAAGGAGTGTGGGCTCAGTGAGGTGCTGACTGCAGGTGAGGAGGAGACAAAGCTGGGGGGCTCAGCAACTGtgtgcagccctcctgctgctgtgctgctcttggcACCATGTGTCCCCCCAGGCCATGGTTCTCTGGGGAGGAAAGCAGTGCCACGCTGCAGCCACCCAAAGCCAGGGCACCTTCACCATGTGTGCTGGTGTCACACCAGGAACAGTGGTGTCAACTCCATCCGCGCTGAGTGGGGCACTGCACCCCATTCCCTTGTGGGCAGGAGGTGCCCATGTCAGCGTGTGCCGTATGGAGCCATCCCAAGTGTTGTTCTTTGGCATTAGCTGCAATTTCCCTTTCTTGTTGAGGGAGATTAGTAGGAGCACTTTGCTTCCTTCCCCGACTGGTTTGGTGTTGGGTTTTtattcccctttttcctttggctgCCAATGTTGCACCAAACTTCAGCTGTGCGTGGAATCCCATGTGCTGCATTAGCAGGGAGCCACTCCGGGATGGAAGGGGTGTCAGCCAACTTCCCAAGCAAAAGGGCCGAACAACCCCCAAAGCCTCCTCTGGCTTTAGCCCTGTAACGCCTGCGTTTTCAAGGCAGCTCCACACCTCCAGGAGCGGCCAGGTTTAAATAAGGCCAAAAGGAGGGGACACGCGGCGGCGGCTCGAAAAACTCTATTAAAACGTAATAAAAGAGGTGAAGCATCTGAGGAGCGGGGCAGGAAAACGAGGGCTGATctaaagcagaaagagaacaagCAGTTTTTCAGATGTAAAGTTTTAGGAGTTGCAAGTCTGTAAATGTTAAAATAGAGGTTCGGGATTGTTCTATATGAATCTCCAGGGAGGCCCCCATGTCTGGAAGAGCTATTAAATCGCTTCTTACTTTCAccttttttaacatttcctgAATACTTTCTCCTCTTCGCAGTCCAGTTGGGGGATCAAGTGTGTCTCGCTgcattttttcagcatttacGTAGCCGCTTTCCCTTCAAAGTTTGAGTATGAAACATAACTTTTCTGGGATAAATCTGTCACTTCAGTGAAAGAGCAGAGTTGAAAATGTTAAGCTCCCTCTGTCCCttaaacagggagaaaaagggtCTCCCCGAAACCTTTGTCAGAAGAAAGCCCCCTTCGTTAGCAAAggcccttccttctgctgcactgGTTTCTTTTCCCATCTGATTTTTGGGGCGGGAGGAAGGCGCTGATTTATTTTTGCGGGTGACCCCTCTCCCCACGCTGACGTTTTTACAGCCGACTTCACATGGAGCCCGGCGCTCTCCGTTATCTGTCTTAATTGTCAATATCTGATGGACTCCTTCTTGGCCCCGGCAGCGCTGCCGGCTCCTCTCATGGTGCAGTCGATCCATTCACCCTCTGTGGTCCCTTCGCTCGGGGCTGTCCCCATCTTGCAGGGTGATGGCTGTGACTCTGGGGCCAGAGGGGAGAACCACGCATCCAtgcctgccttcctcctccctccctccctgcttttcCTATCTCTGGGAGAGAGCAGGGAAAAATCAATTCTCCTCAAAGCTTGGACTGCCTCCCAGATCAATCCTTCCCCCATACTGGTGAATGGGGATCCCTGGCTCAGTGCTCTGGGAATGCTGAGCCCCTACAAGGGGCTTGTGTGGGGTGAGAGTGGCCAGATTTccctgggctggggctgcaggatggtGCAGGGggtgctggaggtgaggagCTGTGGGGGGCAGTGGGAGAAGTCCCCACGCTTGATGCAGGATCAAGACATCATGGAGACAGGCAGTGATTTATTTGTGGTCCTGAAGCACTGCTCAGGCTGGGTTTAGTTAGCACGCGGCCTGGGTCTGCCATCCAGCAGCATTGCTTCAAAgccactgcagggctgggggctgttgGTGAAAGCGAGCTGCATAGTGGTCTTGAGGAACTGAGCACCccatctgcagagctgggagaacAGGGGCACCCTGTGGGACAGAGGCTGTGTGCTCTGATTGCCCTCTGAAGTTGGGCGGGCAGCAGTGAGGGCTGGTGTGTGGCAGGATGTGGTGGTGAGGTGGGACAGCCCTGGATGGCTTTTTGTGGGGAAGCCTTTGGCACCTGGCTCAGCATGGCCCCGCTGCTGCTGTTGGATTTGGGGTTTGCTCTGgaggagagctgctggagggctgcagggcGGGGAGGAGGATGCTCTGTTCCCAGGGTGGCTGCAGTGGGGAAGGTGACAGACCTATTTATAGGCGGCCCATCGACCCAGCGATTTGCATAGCTCCTTCGGAAGTCAATCGATGCCTCCATTAAAAAACTGAGACCAAATCAATATGCCCTCTCGACTCGCACAAAGGTGAAAGGCATTAAAAGGATGGCCGTACCCTTCACGCCTCTCCTGCCAGCTGCAAAGTCActgttcctcctgcagccccagctcggCACGGTGTCCCCATGGGCTGGGGACAGCTGGCAGAGCACTGTGCAGGGCAGCTGGTTTGTCCCCTGCgttccctttttcctcctggGATGTTCCCATGGCATCTGAGGCACGTAGATCTCagcaaggcagagctgctccaggtgACAAAGTGAGGTGACCAAGGCCTGCCATGCAGGGATGCACTGAAAGGGAGGAGGCTGGCATTGCCAGGCTCTCCATCCCTGTGACCTCTCTGTTTCTCCTCTTGCTGCTCTCCCCAGCCAAGCTCATCGTCGAGACTGACACCTTTGGGAGCCGTGTGCGCATCAAAGGGGCAGCCACGGGGTTCTACATCTGCATGAACAAGAAGGGGAAGCTGATTGGCAAGGTAGGGTGGGGGCTGGCACCCATCTCTGGGTTGGGAGGTGGGGTAGGGAGCCTAGGGCTCTATTTGGGGTCTGGGTACAAGGAACCTGCAGCCTGGCAGCAAGGGAAGGGGagggtgggtgctgtgtggggcagtgCCCTTGTATCTCCCCGAACAAATAGGCAGATTGCTGGGCTATTCTCCTCAATTACATGGTACAAGGGCTGGGAATGTTAAGATGCTCTGTGGAGCAGGCCCTGAGCGCACCGGTTAGTCACGCTCCCTCTGAGCCTCCATGCTCCTACCCTGGGGTGGATGAACAAAATCCTAACAGGGAAATGAATTTTCAGGAGGGCTTTTCCATTCCTTGGGGCTGGCTGATATTAAACTAGTTGGGAACCACAACAGTTTGGgtcctctccctgctccctgtgctTTGTCTGATGTGCAGAAGCTCATCCTTCAGCTGTCCCATGCTCCCTGCATCCAGCATCTGTGGGTGttacagaatggttgggttAGAAAGGGCGCTGAGGACtgtacaatcacagaatggttgggaACCCACCCAGTTCcactccctgctgtgtgctgggtgccccccaccagatcagggccccatccaacctgaccttgggcatctccagggatagggcaccAGCCAAAATCCGGGCAGCAACCTAACCCCAATCCCTCACATCATTCCATTGTCCTCATGGAATGCGTGTTGTCCCTTCCTGCGCCCACTGCATAAAGGCTGGGTGGGTGGATCACTGTGGATCACTCCTGGCCAGACGTCAGGCGGTGAGAAGCGCTCTCATTGCTGAACCCCACCCCTCTATCCCCATCTTCACAGAGTAATGGCAAAGGCAAAGACTGCGTCTTCACTGAGATTGTGCTGGAGAACAACTACACGGCGCTGCAGAACGCCAAGTACGAGGGCTGGTACATGGCCTTCACCCGCAAGGGCCGCCCGCGCAAGGGCTCCAAGACCCGGCAGCACCAGCGTGAGGTGCACTTCATGAAGAGGCTCCCCAAGGGCCACCAGACCACCGAGCCCCACCGGCGCTTCGAGTTCCTCAACTACCCCTTCAACCGCAGGAGCAAAAGGACTCGAAACTCCAGCGCCAGGGTGCGTCCGTGACGTGTGCCCCTGGGTGGACTGACAGAGACGTTGTGATAGGGTtattaaaggaggaaaaaaccaccaggggctggggagggggtgggaaggggggggatAAAAGAACGACATGCTCTAGTTGTTGATAATTTGGGggttgttctgtttttacaaaaaaggggggaaaaaaaaaaaggataaaaaaaaaagaaagaggctcTATTTTTGTACTCCAACTTTACAAGAGATGAAATGTTCACAGACTGGTGAAGGGGGGAAGAGCCCTTCGCTTAGCAATTGTTTTAGTGCTTGGGGTCGTGTTTTGCTTCGTATTTTTTTCCCGTAGctttaggggggggggggggaaatcttcaattaaaacaaacaagaaaagaagaaaaagatgggaATCCAACCCAACGGAACTGAATGGATGCTCACCTGAATGGATGCACAGCAGAGAGGCCGGATAATGATGGAGAGCATGGATGTGCCTCGGGGTGACAGAGGACTCACAGCTCCACATCGTGACTGGGGCCAGCTGCCCTTGAGTGCCCCATAGGGAGTCCTGGACAGGTTTGGCACCGCTTGCCCATCAGAGCATCTTGGGATATTTTAAATACTCCAGTGCAGCAGCAGGCGATGGCTGAGAA encodes the following:
- the FGF8 gene encoding fibroblast growth factor 8 isoform X2, with the translated sequence MDPCSSLFSYVFMHLFVLCLQAQHVREQSLVTDQLSRRLVRTYQLYSRTSGKHVQILDNKKINAMAEDGDVHAKLIVETDTFGSRVRIKGAATGFYICMNKKGKLIGKSNGKGKDCVFTEIVLENNYTALQNAKYEGWYMAFTRKGRPRKGSKTRQHQREVHFMKRLPKGHQTTEPHRRFEFLNYPFNRRSKRTRNSSARVRP
- the FGF8 gene encoding fibroblast growth factor 8 isoform X1, whose protein sequence is MDPCSSLFSYVFMHLFVLCLQAQVTVQSPPNFTQHVREQSLVTDQLSRRLVRTYQLYSRTSGKHVQILDNKKINAMAEDGDVHAKLIVETDTFGSRVRIKGAATGFYICMNKKGKLIGKSNGKGKDCVFTEIVLENNYTALQNAKYEGWYMAFTRKGRPRKGSKTRQHQREVHFMKRLPKGHQTTEPHRRFEFLNYPFNRRSKRTRNSSARVRP